CCCCCACTTCTGAGGAGTCCCCTTCCAGGGTAGTGGCAGCACTGACTGGCTCAGAAGAAATTCTTTCGCTGGGCCCTCCTGATGCCAGCCCGCTGTCCAGCTCTTGGAAACGACCAGGAATGGGGTAATCTGTCCCAGCCACATGGTTGGAGCGGATGCTTGCCTGGCGCAGCTTGTACTGGTCCAGAGCCTGTGCTGCTCGCTTCACCTGGCGGTGGATGAGGCAGTAGAAGATGCCGATGCTGCTGAGCCCAAGCACAAAGTAGATGCCCATGAGGATGGTGGTGTAGGGCCGGCCTCGCTTGCGGTCAAAGCTGCAGGTGCAAACTACGGGCACCAAGATATAGATGGGCCAGAGAGGGGCAAAGCTGGCCACACCCACCACCCAGGTGCCCACCAGTGCCAGCACTGTCCCCTTGGCACTGAAAACTTTGGGAAAGAGCTTAGGGTGGGCAATGAGGAGGTAACGTCCCAGGGCTATAAGGCAGAGGGTGAGGATGGAGACAGAGTTGGATGCAAAGAGGAGGAGCCCAAAGACTCTGCAGAAGGTAGCGCCGGTGCGCCAGTACAGGTGGAGGTAGGTGTCCACCGAGAAGGGCTGGAGAAGGGTGCAGTAGAGGAGATCGGCCACTGTGAGATTGGCGATGAGCAGGTTGAAGCAGGTACGCAGCTTGGGCTGGATGGCCAAGGCCAGCAGGGTGAGCACGTTGCCCACGGTGCCTGTCAcagccaccaccaccccccaGCTAACTGCAACGTAACGATAGCCTAGCACAGACTCGTGGTAGCAGGAGAAGTTGGCATCAGAGTTGTTCCACATGATGCAGGCTGAAggggggctggaggaagaggaagagggagtcaGAACCTGACCTTGAACTTAGATCTCTTGAACAACTCTGGGCCCCTGGACACTTGAACTGCTCCGGGAGCTCACCTGCCTCCCAAGCCGTTCCCAGGCCTCTTCATCCCAAGATCTCCAAACCCCTCCCTAGATAATCTCAGTCCTTTCCCATTGTCAAAGATTTCCCCAAATTCTTATCTAAATATCTCTTAGTCTCTGTCCACTGCAAACTCCAGGCCTCTTCAACATCCATCCAAATACTCTCAGTAACCCTAGTGCCCTCCAACCTTTCTAGATTCTTCCCCTGTCCCCTAAGACCACCCAGGATTCCCCTCTCTGTATTCACCATGCTGTCATagccccctctgcccctctccactgcacacacatacacacttcagttttttctgtttttaccacctgggagatgaagagacagagaaagtaaaAGTATGCCCACCACAAAGGTACTCACTGGAGTCTGTCAGCcttcagttctctctccagggGAAGAAGTCCAGCTCACTCAAAGAGCAGTACTTTCTGGTGGGCAGTCAAGCTTCAAACAGGAGGTCCCCTGTTCTCAAGTGTCCTATTTTAATAGACTGTAATAATAAGAAACTCCCCAGTTACCCAACCTCAGCCACTTCCTCCCTCGCCTCCGGTCCTATTCATTTTGCTTTGGCTAGTGAAATCTGGGCTTCTCTGTTGAAACTCCCCCGCTACTTGCCTCAAAGTCGTctcactccttcctttctccttcctgagaCCCAagctccctttccttcctctctttgcgTGGCAGACACCTATAAGGTCATTGCTGAGAGGTGTCGAGACAGGGGCACAAGGGTGTCCGACTATCTGGGCCACTTCTCAAGGGGCCAGAGGGCAAGACCAAGTTTCAGGAGCAACTCTAGGCACCCCAGAAGCCTTGAGTTTGTCTTGGGGGAACaccacctcccctctctccaggaCTTGGAGGTGGTTCAAGTCAGAGGGTCCCATGTGATACTTTAGCACGTCTGAGAAAAGGAGTCAGATGAAGGAAAGTGGGAAATGAAGCCTCCAGGATTCTGGCTCACTTCCCACAGGAGCTCAGGCTCCTGTtcaatcattcactcattcattcatccattcactcaacaaatatgtactgagtgcctactactCACCGGGCTCTGAGCTAGACACTGGGGATAcaagaagtttttgtttttgtttttttttggtgaggaaggttggcatgtctgttgccaatctttttccttgaggaagattatccctgagctaacatgtgtggcaatcttcctctattttatgtgggacaccaccacagcatggcttgatgagcttgtgtgtaggtccatgcctgggatccgaacgtgTGAGCctcaggttgccaaagcagactgcactaacttaaccactatgccactgggcagccccaaGAAGTTTTGATACCCGAGCTTGTGCATCGTTTAGGAGAGGAGacagatatgtaaatatataaatgtttaattgGTTCTCTAaagtggcgggggggggggggggtgtcagcAAACTTTAGCtttgggccaaatctggcctacCATCTGTTTTTGTGTGGGCCATGAGCCAGGGATGTTTCTTCCAGTTTAAAATGGttacattttggggctggcctggttgcacagcagttaagttcgcatgttccccttcagcggcccagggtttgacagttcagatcctgcgtgcagacctacacaccacttgtcaaaccatgctgtggcaggcattccacatataaagcagaggaagatgggcacggatgttagctcagggccagtcttcctcagcaaaaaaggggaggattggaggcagatgttagctcagggctaatcttcctcaaaaaaaaaaagagggaatgtGAGAAGTGCAGTAGGCTTAGGGAAAGAGTTTCGTCGTGAATTCAGTTTTAAACCAGGTTTGAGGTACCTGTGGTGCATGCTAGTGTCTCAGCCCCTCTAaccccaatttctttctttctttttttttttagtgaggaagattggccctgaactaacatctgttgctgatcttcctctttttgcttgaggaagattgttcctgagctaacatctatgccagtcttcctctactttgtatgtgggatgctgccacagcatggcttgataagaggtgtgtCAGTCTGTGGTGCCCTGGATCGGAACcccaaaaccctgggtcactgaagcagacagcatgaacttaaccactatgccaccaggctgggccctaaCCCCAGTTTCTTTCAGCCCCAACTCTGTGTCAGACTTCTGGATCTCTAGTCTCTGCCTTTTTTGGAGCTAGATTAACctgaaaaaaacctgaaaactcCTTGTTCCATTTCTGAACCCACAGTGAACTCCCACCCCGCACTTCACAGTTGAAAACCCAGGAGGCCCCTagtccctcctccttcctctttaacAGTCCTCATCTCACCTTCCCTCCCCCTTTCGTCTGCAAGATTGGGAAGTGGGTACAGAGGGGGGAAGTGAGCAAAGAAGATGCAACTCAGGAGGACCCCTTGGGGATGCTGGGTTCTGGTCTGACCTTTCTGTTTGAACTTCTTGCCACCCAGTGGCTAGAGGGAGGGGGTCACAGAGTCACTGGCTGCTCTTGGGATCGTGTAGTTGAACTGAATTCTGGAAATAAAGAGACTCCTTCCCGCCACATCAGGTGAGAGTCAGCTGAGCAGAGTGTGCTCCCCTGTCCCACAGACCATTTAAGGGATCAGATGAGAAGGTATGCTAGCTTATCTGTAAATGGCACGGCCCCAGTTCTTTAGTCTTGGATAAATGaagtctcaatgaatttttaAGAGAGACCCAAACCtgctcattttgcagatggtgaaactgaggtccagagaggggaaggactAACCCAAGATCACTATGTACATGAGGCCGAGCAGAGCCTAGAACCTAGATTTCCCAGTCCCTGCCCCATTTCTTCCCATGCCTTGCGTGTCTTTGGCGTGGGTTTCCCACCAGAGGCACAAAAGCCTGGATTCTTTCCTTTGTCCGGATCTGGGTCTAGACCTGTCTCTCTAGATCGAGACGCATCACAGGAGCGCCTTAGCCTAAGGGAGACGTCTTTTCCATGTCGTTGGCGCCTCCTGGTGGACTCGCCCAGAATTATCAACAGCCCTGGCTGCGATCCGAGACCCGGACTCGAAACAATTCCCCAGGGCCAAGTTTACACTTGAGctgggcgggagggagggaaggtgggtgGGGCCGGGAGCCTCTGCTCGTTTTGCACAAGCCTCgggtccccctcctccttctggccCCTTTCCTGTGTCCCGGCCCCCCTCACCATACGAATACATCTTCCCCATGGAATTGCTCCCAAAACAGCAGGCAAAGTTGAGAGTCTGAGTCTGGGGGGCGGAGGGCAACGAATCCAGACTTTATTGTCAGGGAGGGGGAAAAGGGAAAGACGAGGATGGGGGGCCGGGGTTGCTACATCGTCAAGCAGAAAGAGTTGATGGGGAGGGGAAGGCCAGTGGGGGCCCGTCCCGCTCCCGGGTCGGCGGCTGGAAGGGCTGACGATACGGAAACCacagaggtggggggggggggaggtcacGCCCCCGCCCGAATTGTGCAGTGGAGGTGTCTGGTCGGAGGGGACAGCCATGAGGTCTATAGGATCTGGGATGGGGGAGGCTACAGACTCTGCGAATCCTGCGggaaggggaggggcgggggcgagGCTTCTATTGCTTTTTGCTCACAGTTTTGCGGAAGGCGAGGCGGGGGTGGGCTTGGACTGGACACCCCTTGCCCCCCTCGGTACCCCTTGGGCGATGGGTGCTGGTGAAAAGAATGGAATCCAGACtggggaggaag
This DNA window, taken from Equus przewalskii isolate Varuska chromosome 5, EquPr2, whole genome shotgun sequence, encodes the following:
- the GPR84 gene encoding G-protein coupled receptor 84: MWNNSDANFSCYHESVLGYRYVAVSWGVVVAVTGTVGNVLTLLALAIQPKLRTCFNLLIANLTVADLLYCTLLQPFSVDTYLHLYWRTGATFCRVFGLLLFASNSVSILTLCLIALGRYLLIAHPKLFPKVFSAKGTVLALVGTWVVGVASFAPLWPIYILVPVVCTCSFDRKRGRPYTTILMGIYFVLGLSSIGIFYCLIHRQVKRAAQALDQYKLRQASIRSNHVAGTDYPIPGRFQELDSGLASGGPSERISSEPVSAATTLEGDSSEVGDQSTSKVAKQKAEKSSPRAPAKARPTKGAQRAQDSPSDFGKVTQMCFAVFLCFALSYIPFLVLNILDANTQAPRVVHMLAANLTWLNGCINPVLYAAMNRQFRQAYGSLLKRGPQSFRRFH